A window from Gasterosteus aculeatus chromosome 14, fGasAcu3.hap1.1, whole genome shotgun sequence encodes these proteins:
- the wbp1 gene encoding WW domain-binding protein 1 produces MPQKALGSIVGLLCTGTCLVQGKEFCSGVNNEQYRCEMGYCCGETECCTYYYELWWFWLVWTLIIMLSCCCAYRHRRVKMRLQQEQRQREISLMAYQGASSSFISPPPLNLRFWNDCKLPDYEEVVGHPPTPPPPYSENPPEAAFLPQVRQLSAAVPRPLPGGDARADSQASGGSSEQQQAATMSTQAQCLVEENVEASMIVEVEEEDEDEELVTRRRHVTGDSGIEVCVCQLDVDECSGLEEESDEEHRLCKVTSQDCCSGHQQPPFRPKELGAELPGQTASTSTGDHMV; encoded by the exons ATGCCGCAGAAAGCACTGGGATCCATTGTAGGTCTGCTTTGTACCGGGACCTGTCTGGTGCAG ggAAAGGAGTTCTGTTCCGGGGTCAACAACGAGCAGTACCGCTGTGAGATGGGCTACTGCTGCGGAGAGACAGAATGCTGCACCTACTACTACGAGCTCTGGT GGTTCTGGTTGGTGTGGACCCTTATCATCatgctcagctgctgctgcgcctACCGACACCGCCGGGTTAAGATGCGTCTTCAGCAGGAGCAACGTCAACGCGAGATCAGCCTCATGGCGTACCAGGGCGCCTCCAGCTCTTTCATTTCCCCTCCACCGCTCAATCTAC GGTTCTGGAACGACTGCAAGCTCCCTGACTACGAGGAGGTAGTAGGTCACCCCCCCACGCCACCTCCGCCGTACTCTGAGAACCCCCCGGAGGCCGCATTCCTTCCTCAAGTGAGACAGCTGAGCGCCGCGGTGCCCCGCCCCCTGCCCGGGGGAGACGCGAGGGCGGACAGCCAGGCCTCGGGCGGCTcgtcggagcagcagcaggcggcgaCGATGTCGACCCAAGCACAATGTCTGGTCGAGGAGAATGTGGAGGCATCAATGATTGTGGAggttgaggaagaggacgaggacgaggagctcGTCACTCGGCGTCGCCACGTGACCGGCGACTCAGGGATTGAGGTGTGCGTTTGCCAGCTGGACGTGGATGAGTGCTCGGGGCTCGAGGAGGAGAGCGACGAGGAGCACCGGCTGTGCAAGGTCACCAGTCAGGACTGCTGCTCCGGACACCAGCAGCCGCCCTTCAGGCCCAAGGAGCTCGGCGCCGAGCTGCCCGGCCAGACCGCCAGC